Genomic DNA from Salinibacter pepae:
ATGCCGCCGTCGGCAATGACGGGGACGCCGTCGGGGCGGGCCTCCTCGGCACACTCCATGATGGCGGTCAGCTGCGGGACCCCAACCCCGGCCACCACGCGTGTCGTGCAGATCGACCCGGGACCGATCCCGACCTTCACACAGTCCACCCCAGCATCGATCAGCGCGCGGGCCCCGTCGGCCGTGCCTACATTCCCGGCTACAATTTCGACCTCGTTCTCAAATCGAGCGGCGACCTGACGGACCGTTTCCAATACGCCCTCGGCGTGGCCGTGCGCCGTATCGACGACCACGAAATCGACCCCCACTTCGACCAGGGCCGCCACCCGATCCATGACGTCGGGCGTCACGCCCACAGCCGCCCCAACACGGAGCCGCCCGTGTTCGTCCTTGCAGGCATTGGGGTGCTTGCGGCGCTTGCGTATGTCTTTGAAGGTGATGAGGCCCTTCAGGTAGCCCTCCTCGTCCACGACGGGAAGCTTTTCCACCTTGTGCGCCTGCAGGATCTCGATGGCCTCATCCAGGGTCGTGCCCACCGGCACCGTCACCAGATCGTCGGCGGTCATCATCTCCCGAATGGGCGTGTCGCCATCAAGCTCAAACCGGACGTCCCGGTTCGTCACGATCCCCACGAGCTTGTCCGACTCGTCCACCACCGGGATGCCCCCGATGGAGTAGTGCGCCATCATGTTGCGGGCATCGGCCACCGTGTCGTGAGGCGAAATCGTGATCGGGTCGAGAATCATCCCGTTCTCCGACCGCTTCACGCGCCGCACCTCGGCGGCCTGGTCTTCGATCGACATGCTTTTGTGAAGCACCCCGGCGCCCCCCTGGCGAGCCAGCGCAATCGCCATGTCCGCCTCCGTGACCGTATCCATGGCCGCGGACAGGACCGGAACGTTGAGCTTGATGTTTTGGGTCAACCAGGCGGAGGTATCCGTCTCGCGGGGCATCACTTCGGAATGGCCCGGCACGAGAAGAACATCATCGTAGGTCAGGCCTTCCGTCTTGATTTTGTCGTTGGCTTCGGTGTCGGGGGTGCCGTTCGTAACCGGTTGGGACATCGGTAGAAGGGATTATTGAAGATCAACACGTTGATAGAGCTCGCGAACTTCCTCCGGTTCTAGCCGGCGCCACTCGCCACGCTGGAGGCGGCCGGTGGTGAGCGTGGCGTACTTCGCCCGCTCCAGCTGCACAATGTTGTGCCCGAGCGCCTCCATCATGCGACGGATTTGCCGGTTCCGGCCCTCGTGCAGCTCGAGCGCAATGTCGGTTTTGCGTTGCGGGTCGAGGTACGCGACCTGATCGGCCGCCGCCGCTCCGTCGGTCAGCTCCACGCCCCGCGTCAGCTGGTCGAGCTGATGGGGCTTAACGTCGTCCTGCAGCCGGACGTAGTAGATCTTGGGAATCTCGTATCGGGGATGCATGAGGCGATGGGCGAGGTCCCCATCGTTGCTGACCAGAAGCACCCCGGTCGTATTGCGGTCGAGACGCCCTACCGGAAAGAGGCCGGACGGGTTGTCCGCCGGAACGCCGATTGCGTCAAGAACCGTTCGGCGGTCCTTCGGGTCGTCGGTGGTACTTATCGTGTCCTTCGGCTTGTTGAGTAGGAGATACTCAAATTCGAGCGGGTACACCTCCTCCCCGTCCACCGTCACGGTCTGTCCCTCCCGCACACGGGTGCCGTGCTGGTCCACCCGCTCCCCATCAATGTGCACCCGTCCCTGCTCCACCAAATCGTCCGCGTCCCGACGCGAGCAGACCCCCGCATGCGCAATGTATTTGTTGATCCGCATGCCTTCTCGGTCGGAGGACTCGGGGGCCATAGGGGACGGGCTGGTTCGTACTCGGTGAAGGGACGGGCGTTGTGTCTACTCGGGCGGGCGCTCGTCGGGGGAGTCGCCATTTTCGGCGTCCAGCATGTCGACTGAAATGCCCTCCTCCCGATCGAGTTGGAGGAGCTTGGCCCGCTCGTCGTCGAAGGCCGGGTCGTCGAGCAGGTCTTCCACCTCTCGTAGGGTCGGCAGGGCGTCCAGGGCGTCCAGACCGAACTGCTCGAGAAAGCGGTCGGTGGTGCCGTAGAGCAGGGGGCGCCCGACTGACTCCGCCCGGCCCTCGACGCTCACCAGGTCCATCTCCAGCAGCTTCCGAATCGCGTAGTCCGAGTTGACGCCGCGCACAAAGTCGACCTCCGGCCGGGTGACCGGCTGACGGTAGGCAATCACCGCCAGGGTTTCCATCAAGGAACGCGAGAGGGTGGTCTCCTGCTCCTCGACGTAAAAGGTCTTGGCGTAGGGTGAGAGGGACGCCCGGGTCACCATCCGATATCCGCCCGCCCAGGATTTCACCTCGAAGGCCCGGTCGTGCTCCTCGTACGTGGTGTTGAGCCGGTCGAGGGCCGCGGCGACGTCGTCCTCGGATGGCTCTGAGCGCCCCGTCACGTCGGCGACAATCCTCGCGATGCGGGCGGCCGACACAGGCTCATCGGCGGCGAACAGGATCGCCTCCGCGGCCTCTACGAGCGTATGATCGTCCGCCTTGGCCGGGCGGTCGGGGCTGTGCGCCGGGGCCTCCGGTGGTTCTGGAGACGCATCGTCGGGCATAAGCTACGGCAAGTCGACCAGACAGAATGCCTTCTCGGTTCTCCCCACTCCGCATTTCCTACGTGATGGACTGAAAGGTAGACGGAAGTCCGTCCCCCGAACTTGAGGGGTCGGGACGCGAGGGGGCGTCGGCAGGGGGCTCCTCGTCGCCACAGTACGCCTCAAATGCCTCCACGAGATCCCGAGCGATCACCTCGGCATTCCGCCCCTCAATGTGCTTCCGCTCCACCACGTACACGGGCTGGCCGTCTCGGAAGAGGGCGAAGAAGGGCGAAGAAGGCGGGATGCCGGCAAGATATTCTCGGGCCCGCTCCGTGGCCTCGAGATCCTGCCCGGCGAACACCGTGAGGTAACGGTCCGGATGGTGATCGGTCGCGTCTTTCGCCTTGGCCACGGCCGGGCGTGCATTGCCCGCGGCGCAGCCGCAAACCGAGTTGATCACGAGCAGCATCGTTTCGTCTTCCGCCTGATCGAAAGCGGCATCGACCTCGTCGGGCGTACGCAATTCCTCGACGCCGAGCTGGGTCAATTCCTTGCGCATCGGCTCAACCATCTGCTTGGGGTACGGCATGGGGGAGCACTCATTCCTTGAAGGAAAGACACGAGGCCTCCAGCGGTGGCCTGGAGGCTATAGTGCTAACGTGCTACGACAAGCCCAACTGGTTGATCCCTCCAGCCTCCTGTACGAGCAGGCTTGACCCTGACTTGGTGGGCCAGCGGGACGACACAAAATGGCGCGCCCTCGTGCGCCCCGGCTCGCCCTCCACGCGACGCCCGTCACGCCTGGACTTGCCCCCCACGCACATCGCTAGGACATCTTCCCTGGTGATCCCGTAAGTACCCCTGATGCCCTTGCAGTTTCATCCACGCAGCCTCCTCCCGATGACGTTGATCATCACGCACGCCCTTCCAGAAAGCGGCTCCGGGTTCCACAAGCAGACGCTACATCACGTCCCGGAAAAAACCGCCCGCCAGATCGCGAACGACTTTGAGTCGTTTGCGAAAGCGTCGCATCCGGAAGCCGCCGAGGAGGCCGTCCCCTGCACAACCTACGAGTACGCCCTAAGCAACTCCCCGTCTGAGACCGCCGACGGAACAGACGGAAACGCCCAGGACGAACAAGCAGGGGGCGAGGCGAACGACATGCCCCCCCAACCTGAAGGCTTCGTTGCGGTCGACTTTCGATCGGTCGTCGCGGTTCAGGGATATGACCGTCTCTCGTAACGCCCCCCAGCGCAGGTGAATCGGTACACCCTGCGCGACATCACGACTTCTCCCCTCACGGTTCTCACAGCATGGCAGACGAGCAGGACACAACGCACGCATGGCTTCTCGACATGGACGGCGTACTGGTGCATGAGGAGGTCGTCCTCCCCGGGGCCCAGGAGTTTATCGAGCGCCTTCGGGAAAAAGAGCTGCCCTTTCTCGTGCTCACCAACAATTCCATCTATACCCGGCGCGACCTATCGGCCCGGCTCGCCCGTGCCGGACTGGACGTGCCGGAGGCGAAGATCTGGACCTCGGCCGTGGCCACCGCGCAGTTTCTCTCCAACCAGGCCCCCGAGGCATCGGCGTACGCCGTGGGGGAGGCTGGGCTTACCACGGCGCTTCACGAGGTAGGCTACACGCTCACGGATGCCGACCCCGATTTTGTGGTCCTGGGCGAGACCCGTACGTATTCGTTCCAACACATCACGGCGGCCGTGCGGCTCATTGAGCAGGGGGCACGTTTCATCGCCACGAACCCGGATGTCACGGGCCCGTCGCCGGACGGGCCGCTCCCGGCCACCGGCTCCGTGGCGGCCCTCATCCGCGAGGCCACCGGCCAGAAGCCGTACTTTGTTGGCAAGCCCAACCCGATCATGATCCGGAGTGCGTTGAACCAAATCGAGGCGCACTCGGCGACCACGGCCATGGCGGGCGACCGCATGGATACGGACGTCATGGCCGGCATGGAGGCCGGCCTGACCACTCATCTTGTGCTGTCCGGCTCGACGCGGCGAGAAGAGATTTCGGACTTCGCCTACCGTCCGAACAACGTGGTCGAGTCGATATCAGAGCTAATTGAACGCGTGTGATTGGCGGGACCGGAGCGGTC
This window encodes:
- the guaB gene encoding IMP dehydrogenase, translated to MSQPVTNGTPDTEANDKIKTEGLTYDDVLLVPGHSEVMPRETDTSAWLTQNIKLNVPVLSAAMDTVTEADMAIALARQGGAGVLHKSMSIEDQAAEVRRVKRSENGMILDPITISPHDTVADARNMMAHYSIGGIPVVDESDKLVGIVTNRDVRFELDGDTPIREMMTADDLVTVPVGTTLDEAIEILQAHKVEKLPVVDEEGYLKGLITFKDIRKRRKHPNACKDEHGRLRVGAAVGVTPDVMDRVAALVEVGVDFVVVDTAHGHAEGVLETVRQVAARFENEVEIVAGNVGTADGARALIDAGVDCVKVGIGPGSICTTRVVAGVGVPQLTAIMECAEEARPDGVPVIADGGIKQTGDIPKALAAGASAVMIGSLFASVEESPGETIIYEGRKYKSYRGMGSVEAMQDGSKDRYFQDAEDELRKLVPEGVEGRVPYSGTLSEVIHQMKGGLQAAMGYCGCEEVRDLYASAQFVRTTAAGLRESHPHDVEITKESPNYYSGPSKRSD
- a CDS encoding pseudouridine synthase, whose product is MAPESSDREGMRINKYIAHAGVCSRRDADDLVEQGRVHIDGERVDQHGTRVREGQTVTVDGEEVYPLEFEYLLLNKPKDTISTTDDPKDRRTVLDAIGVPADNPSGLFPVGRLDRNTTGVLLVSNDGDLAHRLMHPRYEIPKIYYVRLQDDVKPHQLDQLTRGVELTDGAAAADQVAYLDPQRKTDIALELHEGRNRQIRRMMEALGHNIVQLERAKYATLTTGRLQRGEWRRLEPEEVRELYQRVDLQ
- the scpB gene encoding SMC-Scp complex subunit ScpB, with amino-acid sequence MPDDASPEPPEAPAHSPDRPAKADDHTLVEAAEAILFAADEPVSAARIARIVADVTGRSEPSEDDVAAALDRLNTTYEEHDRAFEVKSWAGGYRMVTRASLSPYAKTFYVEEQETTLSRSLMETLAVIAYRQPVTRPEVDFVRGVNSDYAIRKLLEMDLVSVEGRAESVGRPLLYGTTDRFLEQFGLDALDALPTLREVEDLLDDPAFDDERAKLLQLDREEGISVDMLDAENGDSPDERPPE
- a CDS encoding BrxA/BrxB family bacilliredoxin, producing the protein MPYPKQMVEPMRKELTQLGVEELRTPDEVDAAFDQAEDETMLLVINSVCGCAAGNARPAVAKAKDATDHHPDRYLTVFAGQDLEATERAREYLAGIPPSSPFFALFRDGQPVYVVERKHIEGRNAEVIARDLVEAFEAYCGDEEPPADAPSRPDPSSSGDGLPSTFQSIT
- a CDS encoding HAD-IIA family hydrolase; this translates as MADEQDTTHAWLLDMDGVLVHEEVVLPGAQEFIERLREKELPFLVLTNNSIYTRRDLSARLARAGLDVPEAKIWTSAVATAQFLSNQAPEASAYAVGEAGLTTALHEVGYTLTDADPDFVVLGETRTYSFQHITAAVRLIEQGARFIATNPDVTGPSPDGPLPATGSVAALIREATGQKPYFVGKPNPIMIRSALNQIEAHSATTAMAGDRMDTDVMAGMEAGLTTHLVLSGSTRREEISDFAYRPNNVVESISELIERV